DNA from Algisphaera agarilytica:
GTTGGCTTGGTCGTGATCCCGGCTCTGTATCTATCGGGGAACATGAGCATCGACACGCTCAACCGCTACGGCTACTTCACCTGTTTCGCCATCTGTGCGGTGGGCCTCGACTTGATCTGGGGCTACATGGGCGTATTGAGCCTGTGCCAGTTCCTGTTCTTCGCATTTGGCTCGTATTGCATGGGCTTCTATCTGATTAACATCGGGCCCAAAGACGTGAACGGCATCCCCGAATGCCTGGCCTACGTGATGTCCGATGTGGCCAACCCCACGCCGCCTTGGTACCTGGCGTATTTCCAAAACCTCGGCGTGTCGTTCCTTTTGGCGATGCTGCTCCCCGGATTGGTCGCGGCCGTCATTGGCGTGATGATGTTCCGCAGCCGGGTCAAGGGCGTCTACTTCGCCATCCTCACCCAGGCCATCACGGTGATCGCTTGGCGGGTGTTCCAGAAAAACGACTTGAAGATGGGCGGCACCAACGGCATCCGTGTCACCTTTAGCGAAGAGCTGTTCGGCAACCCGATCGCGTTCCAGGAAGGCCTGTCGCTGGCCTCGCAAACCCGATTCAAGCTGTACATCCTCTCGGTGATTGCTTTGATCGTGACGCTGATTGTCGCCAAGGCGATGGTGCGTTCGGGCTACGGCCGAATCTTGCTGGCGATCCGCGACGACGAGACGCGCCTGCGTTTTTCGGGCTATCAGCCGTGGGTCTACAAGGCGCTGACCTTTACGGTTGCGGGCATGATGGCCGGACTCGGCGGGGCGCTGTACTTCCCGCAGAAAGGCATCATCACGCCCACCGAGATGGAGCCGTCGTGGTCGATCCTCGTGGTGGCCTGGGTCGCCTTCGGCGGGCGTGGCACATTGTGGGGCGCGGTGCTCGGGGCGCTGGCGATCAGCCAGATCTACAACTTCATGACTTCCGAGGCTCCGGAGTATTGGATGTATGTCCTCGGCGGGTTGTTCATCCTCGTGCCGTTGCTGCTGCCCGGCGGGCTGATGAGCATCCCGACGCTGATCGGTAACGGGCTGTCGCGTTCCAAGCCGGGCGGCACGCCACCGCCACCCGCGGTGCCCGCCTCCAACACGGGAGGTGCCGCGTAATGCAAACCGCCACGCCCCCCGCCACCGATCCCCGCCAGTACGACTACGCGGTCGAAGGCCCGCGTCAGAGCCAGCTCTGGGCGCAGCGTTACATCCTGTTCCTGCAGGACGTCACCGCGGTGTTCGACGGGTTCAAGGCCCTGGACATCGCCGACCTGGGCATCGGGCACAACGAGCTCCGCGTCGTTGTCGGCCCCAACGGCGCGGGCAAGACCACGATGTGCGACGTCATCTCCGGCCTAACCAAACCCACCACCGGCAAGGTCTACTTCAACGGCGGAGAGATCACCGGCCAGGACGAAACCCTCATCGCCCAGCAGGGCGTCGGCCGAAAGTTCCAGATCCCTAACGTGTTCGACTCGCTGAGCGTCTGGGAGAACATGCTGCTGGCCTTGCCCAACCCCGCTCAGGGCATCGGCAGCAAAGACCACCTGCGCAAACTCGACCCGCGCATCTCCGGCCCCGGCGGCCTGGCGATGCTGCGCTTCTTTAAGCACTGCCAGACCGTCGGCGGCAAGGCCACCCCCGAAGCCCGCGACCGGATCCACGACATCCTCACCCGCGTCCGCCTCATCGACGACCTGCACACCCCCGCCAAGTCGCTCAGCCACGGCCAGCGTCAATGGCTCGCCATCAGCTCGCTCATCCTCGCCAGCCCGAAGCTGCTGCTGGTCGACGAACCCGCCGCCGGCCTGACCGACGCCGAGACCGCGCTGACCGCCGAGCTCTTGCTTGAACTCAAAGACGAACACACCATCATCTGCATCGAGCACGACATGGAGTTTGTCCGCCAGCTCGATTCGCGCGTGACCGTGCTCAACGAAGGCCAGGTCCTGGCCGAGGGCACGCTGGATCAGGTGCAGAGCGACGAGGCCGTGATCGAAGCGTATTTGGGAAGATAAGAATCAGCATGCTCAATCTCCGCAACATCGAATTCGCCTACGGCGGCGTCAAGGCCCTGGACGACGTCAACATGACCATGGCCCCGGGCAAGATGACCTGTGTCATGGGTCGCAACGGCGTGGGCAAGACCACCCTGATGCAAAACATCATCGGGCTGCTGCGCGGCAGCGGCTCGATCACGCTCGGCGACGAAGAGATCAGCGGGATGACCGCGCACCGTCGGGCACAGATGGGTGTCGCCCTCGTACCCCAGGGCCGGATGATCTTCCCCAAGCTGACCGTGGAAGAAAACCTGCGCATCGGCCTGCAGGCCCGACGCGACGGCGGCAAGTCGATCCCACACGAAGTCTTCGAGGTCTTCCCCATCCTCAAGGACTTCCTCAAACGCAACGGCGGCGACCTCTCCGGCGGGCAGCAGCAGCAGCTCGCCATCGCCCGGGCCATGGTCGGCGAGCCGCGCGTCATGCTGCTCGATGAACCGACCGAAGGCATCCAGCCCAACGTGATCCAGCAGATCGGCCACGTGCTCAAAAAGCTCATCGCCGAGAAGGGCATGACCATCGTACTCGTCGAGCAGTACCTCGATTTCGTCAAAGAGTTTGGCGACCACGTCTACATCATGAACCGTGGCACGGTGGTTGCAGAAACCTCAGCCAGCGACATGACCCCTGAACTCGTCAACGACCACCTCAGCGTTTAACCTCCCACGATGCTCAGCGCCACCGCCCCGCCCGATCACGACTCAACGCCCCGCGCGCTAGCCGAGGCGGACCTGTCGAAGCCGGGCCGGGGGCACGTCGCGTTCGAGCACGTGGCGGGCAAGACCGCGATCACGCGCTGCCGTGCCGCGGCGCCGCTGAAATTCCTCACGCCGTCGCGGCGCGGCGACGCCGCCTGGGCCTACGCCAACACGTTCGGCGGCGGGCTCGTGGCGGGCGACACGATCGACCTGTCGCTCGACGTCGGCGACCACGCCACCGCGGTGCTGACGACGCAGGCCTCGACCAAAGTCTTCCACCAGCAAGACGGGCTCGGCGCCCAGCAGCACCTCACCGCTACGCTCGGCGAACAGGCAAAACTGCTCGTGCTGCCCGATCCGTTGACATGCTTCGCCGACGCGATCTACCGCCAGACCCAGCGTTTTGAACTAACGTCTTCGTCCTCATTGGTGTTGCTCGACTGGTTCACCGCCGGGCGCAGCGCCTCGGGTGAGAGCTGGGAATTTGCGGACTACCGCAGTCTCAACACCGTGCATGTCGATGGCCGGGAGATCGTGTTCGACCAGACACGGCTGACCGCCGACACGCTCGCCGGCACCGGGCCGATGTGCGTCGGGCCTTATCAGGTGGTGGCAAACCTTTTCCTGGTCGGCCCCGGCGTGAGCGAAGGGATCGACCAACTCGAACAGTGGATCGACAAGCGGCCCATCCACGACGAGTCGCGCTACCTCGCGGGCTTCAGTAGCGCAGACTGGGGCGGGGTCTTGCGCTTGATCGGGCGAAGCACACAGACGTTAACCGGGCTGCTCAAACAACAGCTATACTTCACCCACCCCTGGATCGGTGGGAGTCCATGGGACCGCAAGTGGTAGACGAGGAGTGAACCGCGATGCATTTGACGCCGCGCGAGATCGAAAAACTGATGCTGCACAACGCGGGCTTCGTCGCCCAGAAGCGCCTCGCCCGCGGATGCAAGCTCAACCAGCCCGAGACGGTCGCGCTCATCGCCACGGTCGTGATGGAGTTGATCCGTGACGGCAAGCGTGTCGCCGAGTGCATGGACCTCGGCCGGCAGATGCTGGGGCGTCGCCAAGTGATGCCGGGCATCGCCGAGATGCTGCACGACGTGCAGGTCGAAGCGACTTTCCCCGACGGCAGCAAGCTCGTGACCGTGCACCACCCCATCGCCGCAGAAGACGGCAACCTCGAACTCGCGCTCTACGGCAGCTTCCTGCCGGTGCCCGATCTTTCCGTCTTCGGCAACGCGTCCACCGCCACCGACAGCGCCCCCGGCCAGGTCACCGCGCAGGCGGGCGACATCGAACTCAACGCTGGCCGTGAAACCGTATCGATCGACGTGACCAACACCGGCGACCGCCCGATCCAGGTCGGCAGCCACTACCACTTCATCGAGACCAACGCGGGGCTGACCTTCGACCGCAGCGCTTCGTACGGCAAACGGCTGGACATACCGGCCGGCACCGCGGTACGTTTCGAGCCGGGCGAGACCAAGACCGTCACCCTCGTCGCCATCGCCGGCGACCAGATTATCCGCGGCGGCAACAACCTTGCCGACGGTCAAGTCGACTCCGCCCAACAAAGTGAAGCCCTCAAACGTGTCGAAGCCCAGGGCTTCGGCAACGCAACCAACTAACCCCTGTTTATTTCCTCTTACCCCAAAGGTAAAACCATGCTTCAAGCTCTGACCACCCTCGCCCACGAAGGCCACGACCACAGCTACTTCCTCGGCGGTGAACTGCACCACTGGCTCTGGATCGCTGCAGGCGTCGCTGCCGTTGCTGTCCTTGTCGCGCCCGCAGTCCGCCGTTGGTTCGGCCGCTGAGTTGATGGACCGCCATGCGTAGGGCGGGCACCGCCCACCACGTGATTTCAAAACGGTCGCGGTGGGCAGTGCCCACCCTACAAGGCCCATGGTTAATTCCCAAAGGTTGTAACCCATGCCCTACAACATGCCCCGCGACGCCTACGCCCAGATGTTCGGCCCCACCACGGGCGATCTCATGCGGCTGGGCGACACCTCGCTCACCCTCCGCGTTGAGAAAGACCTCACGTCCTACGGCGATGAGTGCAAGTTCGGCGGCGGCAAGGTGCTCCGCGAAGGCATGGGCCAGCGGGCCGGCGGCGACCCCGATGAAGCGCTCGACTACGTCATCACCAACGCCCTCATCGTCGACTACACCGGCATCTACAAGGCCGACGTCGGCATCAAGGCGGGGATGATCACGGGCATCGGCAAGGCCGGCAACCCCGACGTCATGCCCGGCGTCACGCCCGGCATGGTCGTGGGCGTCACCACCGAAGCCATCGCCGGCGAGGGCCACATTCTCACCGCCGGCGGCCTGGACACTCACGTCCACTACATCTGCCCGCAGATCGCCGACGAAGCGATCGCCTCCGGCCTCACCACGCTTGTCGGCGGAGGCACCGGCCCGGCGACGGGCACCTGCGCCACCACCTGCACGCCCGGCGCGAACAACATCGCGATGATGATGCAGGCCGTGGACGACATCCCCATGAACTTCGGCTTCCTGGGCAAAGGCAACACCGCCCTGCCCCAGGGCCTGCCCGAGCAGATCGCCGCCGGCGCGATCGGGATGAAGCTCCACGAAGACTGGGGCACCACCCCCGCCGCGATCGACTGCTGCCTCGGCGTGGCCGACGACATGGACGTGCAGGTCTGCATCCACACCGACACACTCAACGAGTCGGGTTTCGTCGAAGCCTCGATCGCCGCGTTCAAGGGACGCACGATCCACACCTACCACACCGAAGGCGCCGGCGGCGGCCACGCCCCGGACATCATCAAGGTCTGTGGCGAAGCCAACGTCATCCCGTCCTCGACCAACCCCACCCGGCCGTACACCGTCAACACGATGGATGAGCACCTGGACATGCTCATGGTCTGCCACCACCTCGACAAGAACCTACCCGAGGATGTCGCCTTCGCCGAGTCGCGCATCCGTGGCGAGACGATCATGGCCGAGGACATCCTGCACGACCTGGGCGCGTTCTCGATCATGGGCAGCGACAGCCAGGCCATGGGCCGCGTCGGCGAAGTCATCACCCGCACCTGGCAGACCGCCAGCAAGATGAAAGACCAGCGTGGCACGCTCGGCGGCGACACCGAAGGCCAGGGCGACAACGAGCGCATCAAACGCTACGTCGCCAAGTACACCATCAACCCCGCGATCGCCCACGGCATGTCGCACCTCATCGGCAGCATCGAGGTCGGCAAGCTCGCCGACCTGGTGCTCTGGAAACCCGCGTTCTTCGGGGCCAAGCCCGAGATCGTGATCAAGGGCGGCCACATCGCCTGGGCCCAGATGGGTGATCCCAACGCCTCGATCCCCACGCCCCAGGCCGTGTACATGCGTCCGCAGTTCGCGGCGTTGGGTAAGGCGGTCGGCCACACCTCGTTCAGCTTCGTCAGCCAGGCCGCCCAGGACGCCGACGTCCGCGAGGCCTATGGCCTGTCCAAGCGGACCGCCGCGGTGAAAAACTGCCGCAACATCGGCAAGGCCGACATGAAGCTCAACAGCACCGCTCCGAATATCGAAGTTGACCCGGAGACCTACAAAGTCACCGCCGACGGCGAGTTCCTGCAGTGCGAGCCCGCCGAGTCGCTGCCGCTGGCTCAGAAATACTTCCTGTTCTGAGCCCAACAGAGTCCGTTGATCAAGCTTTGGACGCCGGCTAAGGCCTGCCTGCTTTTTGTGCGACCGGGCGATGGTTTCATGGCTTTGCGCGGTTCTTAGGCGAAATCCCACCCTGAATCGGCCCAGAACCCACTGGCCTGGTTTTTGTTGGATGTAGGGACTCATGAGTCCCCGATTCTCCATGTTCAAAATGCTCGGGCTTCCGGTCGCCGTGTGCGTCGTGGTTTCGATGGTCGGCTGCGGGATGACCCCGGCGGCCTCGAACACCACGGCGGTTCGGCAGCTCGTCAGGGACCACGGTGGCTGGTCGCATCAGCCGGCCCACCAAGCGCAAGCCGAAGCACTGCTGGCGAGTTTGGCGCCGTGTCTCGGAGAATCAACCGACTTCACCCCACGCATCCGGGTGATCGCTACCTCGGCCCCCGTGGCCTACGCGGTGGCACCGTGTGATGTGCTGGTCTCGGAAGGTTTGCTGGACTGGGCCACGCCCGATCAGGTCCGCGCCGCGGTCGCCCACGAACTGGGGCACCTCATCGAAGCGGAAGACGGCGTGGTGTCGGCGTTGCTCGGGCAGCCCGGCATGGAATGCCCCGAGGCCCGAGCCGACCACCTGGGCGTCGGGTTGTTGGACGCCGCGGGCTTCGACAGCTCGGCCATGGCCACGCTCCTCAGCGATCTGGCCAACCACCCCACAACCCGCCAGGCCGTGCAACTCCACCTCGAACATCGCCACGGCCTTCTCACGCAACACACGCACTAACTTGCCGATGTGATTGCGACGGCCCTTTTTCACCACAAACCAAAAGAGAAAGCCGCGGACCTTTTGGCCCACGGCTCTCTCAGGATGGTCTTTGATGACCGGGAGGGATGGTTGGATCAGCGGTTGGTGTTACGGCCGCCGTTGATCACGTTGGCGTAACGGTTGGTCGAGCGGTCGGCTTTCTTCACGGCCACGGTTTGGCCGGTGAGGGCGTAGACGTTTTGCTGCGACTGGGCGTTCTGGAAGGCGATCCGGGCGTTGTCGGCACCGCGGTGTTGGGTGCGGGCTTCGGCGGAGGTCGCAGTGGCGAAGGTCAGTGCGGCGGCCAGGGCGGTAAAGGCAAAGAGCTTGTTCATGGTTTCATCCTGCTTTCGTTGGGCGGTTGGGCCCGAGGTTTCTGGGTTGGGTCCCGCAACGTGCGGGGCTCTTCTGAGTCTGGCGATCCCGGCCGGGTGTCGCGTTCGATGTCTGCCCTATCAACCCCGGATCACCACGTTGTATTTCCGCGACGGAAAAAATCTGACGGCCAGGTACGAACAGCTTGCAAACCCGCGGGGCGAAATACGCCGCCTTTCGGGCTGCGCAGCGAATAGGCAATCTGACCGAAAATAGATACACCCGCGCGTTTATTATGCGGGAGACCGCGTCTATCGGCTCAAAAACGGCCTTCGGGCAGCTGGCATCCCTTTTGCCAAAGAGAGGGTTAGCACTTGTTTCACACCCCGCCCGGAAACCCTTTGGAGAGATTCTCGATGACCCGATTCAAATCGCTTATCCGCCGCGCTGCCGCTGCCGCCCTCACGGGTGTGTTGGCTGTTGCCCCGTTCACCTCGGCCCAGGCCGACCCGCTGAAAATCGGCTACTCCGACTGGCCCGGCTGGGTCGCGTGGGAGATCGCCATCCAGAAAGGCTGGTTCGATGAGGCTGGCGTCGAAGTCGAGTTCGCGTGGTTCGACTACGTCGCCTCGATGGACGCCTACGCCGCCGGCCAACTCGACGCCGTGTGCATGACCAACGGCGACGCCCTGGTCACCGGCACCGCCAAGCCCTCGGTCGCCATCATCATCAACGACTACTCCAACGGCAACGACATGCTCGTCGCCACCCCCGACATCAAGTCCGTCAAGGACCTCGAAGGCAAGAAGATCGGTGCCGAGCTCGGCTTCGTCGCCCACCTCCTGGCCATCACCGCTCTGGAAGAGAACGGTATCGCGGTCGACAGCGTCGAATGGGTCAACACCCCCACCGACAAGACCCCGGCCATGCTCTCCTCGGGCAACGTCTCGGCCATCGCGGCCTGGCAGCCCAACTCCGGCGAAGCCCTGAAGGCCGTCCCCGGTTCGACCCCGATCTTCACCTCGGCCGACGCCCCGGGCATCATCTACGACGTCCTGGCGGTCAGCCCCGAAAGCCTCGCCGAGAACCGCGCCGAGTGGGCCAAGGTCGTGGCCGTGTGGTACCGCGTCGTGGACTACCTCAAGGACGAAGACAACTGGGACGACGCGCTGGCCATCCTCGCCGCCCGCGTGCAGATCAGCCCCGCCGAATACGAGCCGTTCTTCCAAGGCACCTACATCCT
Protein-coding regions in this window:
- the urtE gene encoding urea ABC transporter ATP-binding subunit UrtE; the protein is MLNLRNIEFAYGGVKALDDVNMTMAPGKMTCVMGRNGVGKTTLMQNIIGLLRGSGSITLGDEEISGMTAHRRAQMGVALVPQGRMIFPKLTVEENLRIGLQARRDGGKSIPHEVFEVFPILKDFLKRNGGDLSGGQQQQLAIARAMVGEPRVMLLDEPTEGIQPNVIQQIGHVLKKLIAEKGMTIVLVEQYLDFVKEFGDHVYIMNRGTVVAETSASDMTPELVNDHLSV
- a CDS encoding ABC transporter ATP-binding protein encodes the protein MQTATPPATDPRQYDYAVEGPRQSQLWAQRYILFLQDVTAVFDGFKALDIADLGIGHNELRVVVGPNGAGKTTMCDVISGLTKPTTGKVYFNGGEITGQDETLIAQQGVGRKFQIPNVFDSLSVWENMLLALPNPAQGIGSKDHLRKLDPRISGPGGLAMLRFFKHCQTVGGKATPEARDRIHDILTRVRLIDDLHTPAKSLSHGQRQWLAISSLILASPKLLLVDEPAAGLTDAETALTAELLLELKDEHTIICIEHDMEFVRQLDSRVTVLNEGQVLAEGTLDQVQSDEAVIEAYLGR
- the ureC gene encoding urease subunit alpha produces the protein MPYNMPRDAYAQMFGPTTGDLMRLGDTSLTLRVEKDLTSYGDECKFGGGKVLREGMGQRAGGDPDEALDYVITNALIVDYTGIYKADVGIKAGMITGIGKAGNPDVMPGVTPGMVVGVTTEAIAGEGHILTAGGLDTHVHYICPQIADEAIASGLTTLVGGGTGPATGTCATTCTPGANNIAMMMQAVDDIPMNFGFLGKGNTALPQGLPEQIAAGAIGMKLHEDWGTTPAAIDCCLGVADDMDVQVCIHTDTLNESGFVEASIAAFKGRTIHTYHTEGAGGGHAPDIIKVCGEANVIPSSTNPTRPYTVNTMDEHLDMLMVCHHLDKNLPEDVAFAESRIRGETIMAEDILHDLGAFSIMGSDSQAMGRVGEVITRTWQTASKMKDQRGTLGGDTEGQGDNERIKRYVAKYTINPAIAHGMSHLIGSIEVGKLADLVLWKPAFFGAKPEIVIKGGHIAWAQMGDPNASIPTPQAVYMRPQFAALGKAVGHTSFSFVSQAAQDADVREAYGLSKRTAAVKNCRNIGKADMKLNSTAPNIEVDPETYKVTADGEFLQCEPAESLPLAQKYFLF
- a CDS encoding urease accessory protein UreD, with protein sequence MLSATAPPDHDSTPRALAEADLSKPGRGHVAFEHVAGKTAITRCRAAAPLKFLTPSRRGDAAWAYANTFGGGLVAGDTIDLSLDVGDHATAVLTTQASTKVFHQQDGLGAQQHLTATLGEQAKLLVLPDPLTCFADAIYRQTQRFELTSSSSLVLLDWFTAGRSASGESWEFADYRSLNTVHVDGREIVFDQTRLTADTLAGTGPMCVGPYQVVANLFLVGPGVSEGIDQLEQWIDKRPIHDESRYLAGFSSADWGGVLRLIGRSTQTLTGLLKQQLYFTHPWIGGSPWDRKW
- a CDS encoding M48 family metalloprotease, which codes for MSPRFSMFKMLGLPVAVCVVVSMVGCGMTPAASNTTAVRQLVRDHGGWSHQPAHQAQAEALLASLAPCLGESTDFTPRIRVIATSAPVAYAVAPCDVLVSEGLLDWATPDQVRAAVAHELGHLIEAEDGVVSALLGQPGMECPEARADHLGVGLLDAAGFDSSAMATLLSDLANHPTTRQAVQLHLEHRHGLLTQHTH
- a CDS encoding ABC transporter substrate-binding protein, encoding MTRFKSLIRRAAAAALTGVLAVAPFTSAQADPLKIGYSDWPGWVAWEIAIQKGWFDEAGVEVEFAWFDYVASMDAYAAGQLDAVCMTNGDALVTGTAKPSVAIIINDYSNGNDMLVATPDIKSVKDLEGKKIGAELGFVAHLLAITALEENGIAVDSVEWVNTPTDKTPAMLSSGNVSAIAAWQPNSGEALKAVPGSTPIFTSADAPGIIYDVLAVSPESLAENRAEWAKVVAVWYRVVDYLKDEDNWDDALAILAARVQISPAEYEPFFQGTYILSLEEALKVWEEGDGLSSIYGSTDYSNKFNVEYEAYDSPLEYKTYLDPSLTLEYAKSVK
- the ureB gene encoding urease subunit beta; translated protein: MHLTPREIEKLMLHNAGFVAQKRLARGCKLNQPETVALIATVVMELIRDGKRVAECMDLGRQMLGRRQVMPGIAEMLHDVQVEATFPDGSKLVTVHHPIAAEDGNLELALYGSFLPVPDLSVFGNASTATDSAPGQVTAQAGDIELNAGRETVSIDVTNTGDRPIQVGSHYHFIETNAGLTFDRSASYGKRLDIPAGTAVRFEPGETKTVTLVAIAGDQIIRGGNNLADGQVDSAQQSEALKRVEAQGFGNATN